The proteins below are encoded in one region of Xenopus laevis strain J_2021 chromosome 8L, Xenopus_laevis_v10.1, whole genome shotgun sequence:
- the nop53.L gene encoding NOP53 ribosome biogenesis factor L homeolog: MSVYRRERQGGYCKIKQMTACFLWTLPNQKKKAAKLKRKDAPLHIDLILQSDSKIPPPKDIASHQVPNGRKLKRKQELQAQLEKRGILSRSEKLLQARLNKSNSKAKAQANNNPGRSFYDIWGEKNPLDSEHQGKDSWYLEQTKKSRVKHPDRLNAKPSEIPAIETVGSGSSYNPSFQSHQALLLQAHEVELKKLKEEEKIERQLKFPTAADAPTQESKFQELCEGLVEETEEMTAVEDGSEEQGTGPGLRRERKTERQRKKEKEAKFLRAKLQADKIKNQRKQSLFQLRSIQTALAKREGELARRKAVRAENRKKEALQPRRLGRLKYKEPEIDVLLSDELPESLRKLKPEGNIAMDRFKSFQKRNIIEPRERAKFHRKLKVKYVEKRAFREVTL, encoded by the exons ATGTCCGTTTACAGGAGAGAACGGCAGG gggGCTATTGCAAGATAAAGCAGATGACAGCCTGTTTTTTGTGGACACtgccaaaccaaaaaaaaaa agctgCCAAGTTAAAGAGGAAGGATGCACCACTGCATATAGATCTGATCCTGCAAAGTGACTCTAAGATCCCCCCTCCAAAAGA TATAGCCTCACATCAAGTCCCAAAtggaagaaaactgaagagaaaaCAGGAGTTGCAAGCACAGTTGGAGAAGAGAGGAATCCTTTCTCGGTCAGAAAAACTTTTGCAAGCACGGCTTAATAAGAGCAATTCAAAGGCTAAAGCACAAGCCAACAACAACCCCGGCAGGAGCTTTTATGACATCTGGGGAGAAAAAA ATCCCCTAGACTCTGAACATCAAGGAAAGGACTCTTGGTACCTTGAACAGACTAAAAAAAGCAGAGTTAAG CATCCAGATAGATTAAACGCCAAACCTTCGGAGATCCCAGCTATTGAAACTGTGGGGTCTGGGTCATCCTACAACCCATCATTCCAGTCACATCAG GCACTTCTTTTGCAAGCTCATGAAGTggaattaaagaaattaaaagagGAAGAAAAGATTGAAAGACAGCTCAAGTTTCCCACTGCTGCAGATGCTCCCACCCAG GAAAGCAAGTTTCAGGAGCTATGTGAAGGCCTTGTGGAAGAAACTGAGGAGATGACTGCTGTCGAAGATGGGTCTGAAGAGCAAGGAACTGGTCCTGGTTTGCGGAGAGAGCGAAAAACTGAGCGgcaaagaaagaaggaaaaggaagcTAAATTTCTG CGAGCCAAGCTGCAAGCAGATAAAATAAAGAATCAACGTAAGCAGAGTCTCTTCCAGTTGAGGTCAATTCAAACAGCACTTGCAAAGCGCGAGGGAGAGCTGGCACGGCGCAAAGCAGTGAGAGCAGAGAACCGTAAAAAAGAGGCCCTGCAGCCACGTAGGCTAGGCCGTCTTAA GTATAAAGAACCAGAAATAGATGTACTACTTAGTGATGAGCTTCCAGAATCCCTGAGGAAGTTGAAG CCTGAAGGGAACATTGCAATGGACAGATTTAAGAGCTTCCAGAAGAGGAATATTATTGAACCACGAGAGAGAGCAAA GTTTCACAGGAAGTTGAAAGTGAAATATGTGGAAAAACGTGCTTTCCGGGAAGTCAC gtTGTAA
- the nop53.L gene encoding NOP53 ribosome biogenesis factor L homeolog isoform X1, which produces MAAPGDGSVAHADFLGFGPGSKAGQKGLGKRKRVNKNKKKNWLRHSDVKDVEEFLDDVRLQERTAGGLLQDKADDSLFFVDTAKPKKKAAKLKRKDAPLHIDLILQSDSKIPPPKDIASHQVPNGRKLKRKQELQAQLEKRGILSRSEKLLQARLNKSNSKAKAQANNNPGRSFYDIWGEKNPLDSEHQGKDSWYLEQTKKSRVKHPDRLNAKPSEIPAIETVGSGSSYNPSFQSHQALLLQAHEVELKKLKEEEKIERQLKFPTAADAPTQESKFQELCEGLVEETEEMTAVEDGSEEQGTGPGLRRERKTERQRKKEKEAKFLRAKLQADKIKNQRKQSLFQLRSIQTALAKREGELARRKAVRAENRKKEALQPRRLGRLKYKEPEIDVLLSDELPESLRKLKPEGNIAMDRFKSFQKRNIIEPRERAKFHRKLKVKYVEKRAFREVTL; this is translated from the exons ATGGCAGCGCCCGGTGATGGTAGCGTGGCGCACGCGGATTTTTTGGGCTTCGGTCCCGGTTCAAAGGCAGGACAGAAGGGCTTGGGTAAAAGGAAACGGGTGAATAAGAACAAGAAGAAAAACTGGTTACGGCACAGCGAtgtgaaagacgtggaagaattCTTGGACGATGTCCGTTTACAGGAGAGAACGGCAGG gggGCTATTGCAAGATAAAGCAGATGACAGCCTGTTTTTTGTGGACACtgccaaaccaaaaaaaaaag ctgCCAAGTTAAAGAGGAAGGATGCACCACTGCATATAGATCTGATCCTGCAAAGTGACTCTAAGATCCCCCCTCCAAAAGA TATAGCCTCACATCAAGTCCCAAAtggaagaaaactgaagagaaaaCAGGAGTTGCAAGCACAGTTGGAGAAGAGAGGAATCCTTTCTCGGTCAGAAAAACTTTTGCAAGCACGGCTTAATAAGAGCAATTCAAAGGCTAAAGCACAAGCCAACAACAACCCCGGCAGGAGCTTTTATGACATCTGGGGAGAAAAAA ATCCCCTAGACTCTGAACATCAAGGAAAGGACTCTTGGTACCTTGAACAGACTAAAAAAAGCAGAGTTAAG CATCCAGATAGATTAAACGCCAAACCTTCGGAGATCCCAGCTATTGAAACTGTGGGGTCTGGGTCATCCTACAACCCATCATTCCAGTCACATCAG GCACTTCTTTTGCAAGCTCATGAAGTggaattaaagaaattaaaagagGAAGAAAAGATTGAAAGACAGCTCAAGTTTCCCACTGCTGCAGATGCTCCCACCCAG GAAAGCAAGTTTCAGGAGCTATGTGAAGGCCTTGTGGAAGAAACTGAGGAGATGACTGCTGTCGAAGATGGGTCTGAAGAGCAAGGAACTGGTCCTGGTTTGCGGAGAGAGCGAAAAACTGAGCGgcaaagaaagaaggaaaaggaagcTAAATTTCTG CGAGCCAAGCTGCAAGCAGATAAAATAAAGAATCAACGTAAGCAGAGTCTCTTCCAGTTGAGGTCAATTCAAACAGCACTTGCAAAGCGCGAGGGAGAGCTGGCACGGCGCAAAGCAGTGAGAGCAGAGAACCGTAAAAAAGAGGCCCTGCAGCCACGTAGGCTAGGCCGTCTTAA GTATAAAGAACCAGAAATAGATGTACTACTTAGTGATGAGCTTCCAGAATCCCTGAGGAAGTTGAAG CCTGAAGGGAACATTGCAATGGACAGATTTAAGAGCTTCCAGAAGAGGAATATTATTGAACCACGAGAGAGAGCAAA GTTTCACAGGAAGTTGAAAGTGAAATATGTGGAAAAACGTGCTTTCCGGGAAGTCAC gtTGTAA